The Helicoverpa zea isolate HzStark_Cry1AcR chromosome 4, ilHelZeax1.1, whole genome shotgun sequence genome segment GTAAATATCTCTCTAGATTTACAgataaacttaatttatttcctTCAAGTAATTTGTGACCGAGACACTTTTTGTTgacaaatatttaactttttaattgttGGCTATTGGTCTATTGATCAATGACAAACTTTTGGCTTATTAGCTGCGCGAATGATATCACTATTTATGGTAAAGTGATTCACTATTTAATGAATTAAAGGTTTCCCTTTAGGTCAATTTaagttattcattattttaaattatatttgtagaATTCATATTTCCGAGTATTTTTGCTCAAAAATGTCACTGTCAGTCACTGTCAGTGTCAAATAGAGATAGATTTCACAAATTgacaacattgtttttttgagTAAATAATGTAGATTTTCCCTTATAAACACAATTTTCGTGAGAattctttgtttttcttgttcCAATAAATGAACTAATTTATCGAAAAACCCATTCGAATCCGATACGGATAAGTATAACAAGTTGTAAGAGTTATTGAAAAGAATATTGTAAACCTTTGGAAGGAAACGAGTTTCTTTTCTCTATTAACTCTATTTAACAACGAAACCATGACTCTTCAAGATACTATGATCAGCCAAGAGCTGGCCAACGTAGATTTAACAAAGGTAAGCCGATCAACGACCACCACTCAATACTATCGTTCAATAACAAGGCACCGGAAATTTGACCGGATTTGTATGCCCCTAATCTATACGTTGGTAGAACACCTAGGTCCTTTAGCTTATGTGGTATATAAGCTAAAGGACCTAGGTGTTCTACCAACGTATAGATTAGGGGCATACAAATCCGGTTGTTgttgttacttggcaagttttaatagaaaattaaatacttgattcattgcgtttagtaggtttataacggtgtatgaaaacttgccaagtaacatcattaaaaagtaactatttttaactgaggtatgtgtatggaacttggtacttattcagatctcacttcttttataggcgaagcattcccatattatcgaacttggcagtctttcacatttttgttttgggtgggatttcatttatttttgtaaggttgtttattttatttttttcttatgatgaagttagttaaaggaatgtctcatttatactatcttttagattttttaatatgcactatgtttcttacaaagaaatgaactagattaactaaatggactagatttaccaactgactgacatgacatgttatcatatattatgttcgtggatcaaagttacacattcgttattttcgaaagtgattcacacttggccgttttcagatttttattttacttctaactacactattttacttctaactaaactaaatacaaaccattcgaagatatattatataaatatagataaatttagttcgttttagttccttaggggtataaatttacaccgggtataaaacaccttcattattttgaaaccgactcacacttggccattttcagatttttccctttaccttgacataaagacctacctccatgccaaatttcaagtcaatacgaccattggaagtggtctaggtttttgatgagtgagtcagtgaatcagtcagtcagtgagtgtatagtaaaaatagcgattttctgacgtcaatatctcaagacctacaataggtatattaatgaaattttgtattttagataagtgagagggtctcaatagatactagaaatttgatacgcgtaaataaaatagattttgagttacaggggggtcgaatttggcccgaaatggttcgtgtaatataacccacggccggtgtgtcgctttttttgctcgaacttggcggacacactgccgtgtgtctagataaacaAGAGGCTGCTTAATTACTATTTCAACTGATcaacttaataaaaaagttCAATGTTCTAGAAACTTTTGaacattcattttttttttatattcatcagGCTGTGTTCTTTGTAGGTGGCAGCCTTACAACAGAAGCGTACATTAGCCTTCGTGAACCACTTTGTACTGACCAATGTACAGTTCTTGAACAACTTCATGAAGAGGTGTGAACAGAAGCTCATGGACTTCGATAGGAAGCTGGAGAAAGTTAATGCTGCTATGGTCTTGTTGGAGGCTAGGGTAAGAGTAATATACTaatatttaacttttgatgagCCCTCTAAACTCACATTGAAAAGAGGAAaactcatttgtttgtttgtgccctTACAGGCTACAAACCTACTGAACCCATTTGAAAAAAAGCTTAGTTACTTAATTTCAGTAAACTTTTTCTTGGCAACACttcaattcaattttaattattttgttgtaaatgttatcaaaaacatttcataattatgtttttattatattacagctGTCATCAATCCCAGAACTAAACACTACAACACCAACTGCAGCTGAGAAGCTTGCAGAAACCACAGAAGCTTCTCCCAGCAAAGAAACCCCAGCTCCATCATCAGAAGTGACCCAGACCACAGCTCCTGACTCCACACCAGAGGCTCCCACTCAAGCAGAAGACACTGTTGAAGGGAAGCCCCAGTCACATCCAGAATATGACAGATTTGTGAAAATGGTGCAAGTGGGAGTACCACTACAAGCTGTCAAGTTAAAACTGTCATTGGAAGGATTGGATCCTGACGTTCTAGATCAGATTTTAGGAAAATAGTTGTATGTACTAGTGTAACATGTCTTGGCCAAAATTAAGCAGCTGCTGAATATAAGCTACTGGCTAGTTGCTTTATTATTGATACATTCCTTTCAGGAGTTAGATGAAAATTGTATATAAGTAGCAGTAAGTTTTTCATGAATAAAGgcctatatattatatatacttgtaatattgttatgtttaaatatatttttataatggagaaaaggtttttatttatgctTACCTATAGTATACTCAGCAATAATTTCCTCCGATTTATCCATAGATGTTTCTGCTTTTACCTAACACCAGGCAAGCTCTAGCACTGGGTATTGACTTGTCAATGCAATTTTTATAGTCATAGTTGTGGGTCTTGAGATCTAACTGTGGGATACTGGTTCCATCAAAACAAAGTTAACAAATATAGAAATCAAAGAAAGTTATTGAACTACTTTACAACACTGCTTATTTGGAAAGTTATGGATGAATTTACTGTTGTTGGCAGTGCAATATTATAGGAATTTACTACAGGCAAAAGGGAATACATTGAACTATAAAAATCTTCAGTCActacacaaaattaataatagcaAGACATTTACAACAGTTACTATCAATTGGATGAAGGAAAGAACTAAGTAAAAACACAGGAATGggttaaacttatttattatccAGCCTAGAACTGAATCATCTGTCCCTTCCTCTTCTTGTCACCGCCGAGCTCGAAGTGCTTGCAGCGCTTCAGAGCCACCTGTGACCTCACCTTGCAGTCTGCGCACTCAAGACGGAGTACAATTTTCTTTGTGGTTTTCGCCTGGGAAACAATTACATAGGTAAGTGAATAGAGAAGCTGGGTTTACACACAATTAACTTTTAGTGGATAGGTTGTAGCTATCATTAAATGATATTGGACAGGGTCAAAATGCTTAAACAAATAagtattacttaaaaaaatattaagtaatggGCAGAAAGACTAGCTAGACTGGAGGGTAATAGTTGgtaataacttttttaatatgCTAAAAGATCATTATTGACCAGTGAGCTACTGCCTCTATCATAAGTTATTGTTTGGTAGTATACTCAAAACTGAATTAAACATTTAGAAAGTTGATAGTGGGAAATCACATCATGCGAGAGCACTTGAATTTCatgaaatattattaactttgtTTCACAATTAAATTGATCGTCAAAAACTATGATaacttatcaaaattatttcaatcagTTTATATGAAGTAAATAACACGATTTGAAGGTTATTTCGTGAAGAGAACTTTAGCCTAAATATTAACACTCTTAAATACTTGGCACTATCTAAAATACAAGTTGATAAAACCCCGGTTTAAGGTTATGTTGATTTACCTTCTTCTTGAAGATGGGTTTGGACTGACCACCGTAACCCTGCTGTTTACGGTCGTAACGCCTTCTACCCTGGGCAGCGTGCCTTTCCTTGGACTTTTTGTACTGAGACACCTTGTGAGTTTTGTGGCACTTGCATTTTTTGCAGTAGGTCCTGCGCTGTTTGGGTACGTTCACCTGGAATTTTCAAAGTTCAACATAAAATACATCCTCCGTAGAAGTCTTAAATATATTCGCGAAGGTATCCGCAATAATTTGATTCATTTTCACCAGCATTTTACATGATTCAAAAAGATAGAAATTCATAAAACACTAACCAT includes the following:
- the LOC124629746 gene encoding WASH complex subunit 3; translation: MTLQDTMISQELANVDLTKVAALQQKRTLAFVNHFVLTNVQFLNNFMKRCEQKLMDFDRKLEKVNAAMVLLEARLSSIPELNTTTPTAAEKLAETTEASPSKETPAPSSEVTQTTAPDSTPEAPTQAEDTVEGKPQSHPEYDRFVKMVQVGVPLQAVKLKLSLEGLDPDVLDQILGK
- the LOC124629747 gene encoding 60S ribosomal protein L44, with translation MVNVPKQRRTYCKKCKCHKTHKVSQYKKSKERHAAQGRRRYDRKQQGYGGQSKPIFKKKAKTTKKIVLRLECADCKVRSQVALKRCKHFELGGDKKRKGQMIQF